DNA from Romeriopsis navalis LEGE 11480:
ACAAGCCGCTCAATCCCAGTGGTTGCAATTCATTGCAAAGATCGATCAATTCCACAAAGTTATCAACATAAGTACAGACAAACACTGCGGGCGCATTGACTACTTAAGTCCCACTTCCAGTAGTCTAACGACCCTCACTGCATTGTATTTAACAACACGAAACTGAACTGAAAGTCGATTGTTTTTGTGCCATAGGCGACTAATTCAACATTCAGCTTGATGATGCAATTAGTTAATCAACGACGACTTAAAACAATCTAAATAAAATTCATTCGCCATAGAATCTAAAGAAATTATCAGGGAATTCACCTGTTTTACCATTTCGCAAGTGATTATTTAGCGAACGGCAATTTGCCACTGACAAAAATTCGCTTCCTGAAAAGTTGCGGCTAACCAATTTGACCCGCCACTCACAAACAACAGCTTCGCGGCAATCGCGATGACGGCCGTGGGATCGCAACACATCCACCGCCATCAACATCCGCGAAAATGGATCAGGCAAACTTACGCTGATCACCCCTCTAGCCCCCACCCAAACAACCAGAAATCATCGCTATCGGGGCTTCTCACGTCATCGAGTGGCAAATCACCCTAACCAATCGGGTCAAGGTTAGTGTATCTTCACTGAATGTATCTTTACATTTAGTGTAGTTGACATAGCAGCTGCCTGTCAGCGCGAAGACATTCTTCTACGTTTTATGAGGTGATGGTAATGGGTCTATATGATCGCAGTAAAAATCAACCCCGACAGGCGATCGCGCTAATTTCGGACTACAGTGACCCAGCGCTGATCGACCAAGGCGACGGCTGTGGCCAGAATGTCTATGTGCGACAGGTCGGCGAAGCCCTATCGCAACTCGGCTGGCAAGTCGATATGTTCACGCGCAAAGCCAGTCCCGATGATGCTCCGATCGTTGAACATAATCCCCACTGCCGCACCATTCGCCTCGTCGCCGGGCCCGAAGAATTTGTCCATCGCGATGAGTTGATGGAGCATATGCCGGCGTTTATTCAGGCATTCCAAAAATTCCAAACCAAAGGTGGCTCACATTACCCACTGATTCACACCAACTACTGGCTATCGGGCTGGGCCGGTTTGAAGCTGAAGCAACATAGTAATGTGCAGTTGATTCACACTTATCACTCCTTCGGGGTCGTGAAATACGAAACCGGCAGCAAACCCGCTTGTAGTGATCTGCGCATCCAAACCGAACGAGAAGTCCTAGAAAACGCCCATTGCGTTGTCGCCACTAGCCCCCAAGAAGAGCGCCTGATGCGATCGCTGATCTCCACCAAAGGTCGCGTCCAAGTGATCCCAGGGGGAGCCGACCTCGATACGTTCCGCGCCATCCCGAAAGGCAAAGCACGCAAGGAACTCGGCTTCGAAGCCCAGGAAAAAATCGTTCTCTACGTTGGCCGCTTCGATCCACGCGGCGGACTCGAAACCCTCGTACGCGCTTTTGCCCAACTTTCCCAAGCAGGGACTGAACCGCTCAAACTACTGATTGTCGGCGATGGCGATACAACACCGGAGGCGATTCGTGAACAACAGCGGATTAAAGCTCAAGTTGAGCAGTTAGGCATCACCGCATCGGTCACATTCGTTGGGGCTGTTGGACACGATATCTTACCGCTGTACTACACAGCGGCGGATATCTGTGCAATTCCCAGCTATGACGAACCCTTTGGCCTCGTGGCGATCGAAGCCATGGCCTGTGGCACACCCGTTGTAGCTTCCGCCGTGGGGGGGTTGCGCTTCACCGTGTTGCCAGAAGAAACCGGCTTATTAGTCGAACCTCAAAATGTCGATGAATTAGCAACCGCGATCGAACGGATCTTTAGTGATGAAGTATGGTCCCAAAAAATGCGGAAGCAGGCCACCGAACGGGTCCAGCGCAACTTTAGCTGGGCCGCGGCCGGTGCCCAGCTCAGCGATCTATACCGTCGCTTACTGGCCCAATCACTTTCGGGAGATCTCCGGGTGAGTTAAACCCACTGCACAGGACAACTGACTGAACCATTAGAGTCCGTTAAATCGGGACCAATGGAATGCGGACAGCAAATCATCCGGCCGCTGTGACATCACCCAGTCGGCGATGATTTGCCCCGTGATCGGTGCCAACAAAATCCCATTGCGATAATGCCCCGTTGCCACTGTGAGATTTTGGTGCATGCTTTCTCCCAAAATCGGTAGTTCGTCTGGGGTTTCCGGTCGATAGCCCCACCAAGTTTCGAGCAGATGGCAATCCTGCAATGCCGGGAACAAGCGGATTGCTTCCGTCAACAGCCGCTGCACCCCTGCAGCGGTATTGCCGTTGGTAAACCCAACCGACTCACTCGTCGCACCCACCACGACACGACCATCTTGGCGCGGCACAATATAAATATCAGAACCAAACAACACACATTGCAACGGCAGCGGCGCGGCATCCGGTTGCACCCAACGTAGCGATAACATTTGACCTTTACGCGGTGTCACAGGAATCGGTAAAAGCGACTGCGACCAGGCCCCCGCCGCCAAAATATAGTGGTCGGCTTGCCATTCTCCCGCGTTTGTACTGAGCTGCGTTACCTGGCTCCCACTTGCCGTTGCCTGTATGTCGATCGACTGAATCCGCACCCCGGAACAAATCTCCCCTCCCGCCGCTTGCACCGCTGCCAGCAACGCTGGCATTAATTTACGGTTATCGACTTGCGCATCTTTAGGAAACCACCAACCACCCTGGACCGCATCACTTAACCCCAACTGGGTTTGGCCCAAATGCTCCAGCGAACACCAATTTGCGATCGGATGCTCAGGAAAATCCGCCGCCGCATAGGCCGGCGCCATAATCCCACAGGGCCAATAGCCGACCGATTGGCCAGTTAAGGATTCGAGTTTCGCCGCCCAATCGGCATACATTGAGCGACTGCGTAAACATAAATCGAGCATCGGACTCGGCGGCAATCCTTCGGCCTGAGGTGCCAGCATACCGGCCGCTGCATGTCCCGCAGCAGCGGCAAAATCAGCCCCTAAAATCGTCACGCTAGCGCCGCGCTGTTGCAAGGCTAAGCCAATGGTCAAAGCCATTAGCCCGCCACCCATAATCACAATTTCTCGTTTTTCCATCTAACTCAAAATCGAGGCGAAAGCTCATGCTCGACCTCGATCCTAACATTGTCAGAATGCGAGTTTTGCATTCCCCTAGGAGTTTTCAGGTTTGCCCGCCGCCGTCCCTAAACCAACGACAAAAAGCCGCTACCAACCGGCATTGATCGGATTCGGCACCACGCTAGGGCTCGGTTGTGGGGTTGGCTGGGGCGTCGGCTCAAAGGTCGGCTCCGGGGTCGGCGACGGCGAAGCCGTCGTGGGACTTGGCGACGGTGAAGCCGACTGATCAGGCGAATTAATCGTCTGGGGTGCCTGTTGGGTCTGCTGCGCCGCCGTGCCATCCACAGTTTCTTGATTCGTATCGGCTAACGGCACAGTGCCATTCGGGGCATTAAAATTCTGGCTGGTCGCATTTGTTTGACCGTTGGAGTTCACCTGGTTAGCCGTGCGATTGGTCCAATTTTTTGGCAAAAACAACGACAACAACCAAAGAAAACCCAGCAGGATTAAAGCGCCACCTGCAACTCGATTACCGGAAACTTTCATAGGTCCAACGTGATGTATCAGCGACAGGGAATGGATAACTCAAACTAACCGTCCAAATATGCCCCAACCGGACAAAATTGCCACACCAGTATTGTATGTGGCAGTTCCACAAACCGGACAGCAATTTTACGATCAGCCTATTCCGCCGGCTTATCCGCGCACCACACAACGGTTTCACCCTGCCCCCAGAAGCCATCCAATTTGCGCACTTGAATATCACCCAAAACCTTGACCTGACAGGCTAAGCGGCGATCGCCAGTCCCCTGATGGGGCGGTAAGGCTAAGCGGGTTCGTTCTTTCCAGGTCAACGGGGAAACGGAACCGTCAATCTGCACCGCACAGGTGCCGCAGGTACCCAGCGATCGACAATTAATCACGGCGGCACCACCGTTATAGAGAGCAACCCCCTGTTGCAGCAGCACCCGCCGCAAATTCGCGCCTAATTCACAAGTGAACGTTTGGCCTTGAGCGGTAATCGTCGGCATAAAAAATGATAATTCGTGGGAGAAGTTGTGTAAGTTACAGCACTAGCACGTAAAATTGCTCACACAGACAGTTGACATGAGTCGATTCGCAGGTTTGCATCATAATCCCTAGGGCCTTTGCATCTTAACGTACCAGCCGCTTCCCCCAGCCGTCACCGGGAACAATAACTCTAAGCACTCATGGGCGACCCATATACATTCCAGAGCCCACCCATTTTTCATCAACTTTATTTTTAACTTGCTAAAGGCACGCCTAGGATGTTTAACGCCACCGAATTGCTCATTGACGAATTTGTCCGCCAACTCCGGACCGGCTATCGCCGCACCTACGGGGGACAGCATCCTGACTATGAAGAAATGATTGGTTGGGTCGCCGCCATGGCCCTGGAAAACATCGCCAATAGCGACGCGCTTTATCACAACGTGGAGCATTCGATTTTGGTCGGGCTGGTGGGCCAAGAAGTCCTACGGGGTAGACATATCAAAGAAGGCGGCGTCTCCTGCGAAGATTGGCTGCATTTCATTATTTCCCTGGTCTGCCATGACATTGGCTACGTCAAAGGTGTTTGCCGCGACGATACCGAAGAACAGTTCGCGACGGGGGTCAACGGCGCCATGATTGAATTGCCCGCCGGTTCCACCGATGCCGCCTTAACCAACTACCACGTCGATCGCGGCAAGCTATTCATTGCCGAACGGTTTGGCCAGCACCACATTATTGACGCCACCGTGATCAAGCAAAACATTGAGTTAACCCGCTTTCCAGTGCCCGATGCCGAAGATCATCAATGCACAACCAACTATCCCGGTCTGCTGCGAGCCTCTGACTTAATTGGTCAGATGAGTGACCCCCGCTATCTGAAAAAAGTCTGCGCGTTATTTTATGAATTTGAAGAAACGGGTATGAATCAGGTCCTAAATTATCAACACCCCGGCGATCTGCGGCGGAACTATCCAAAATTTTATTGGAATGTGGTTTTTCCCTACATTGAACCGGCCTTGCGTTACTTAAATCTGACCCAAGCGGGCAAACAAATTATTGCGAACCTCTACTCCAATGTCTTCATGGTCGAACATGATGTTGCCCCCAAACGCTAATCCCCGCATGGTCTGGTAATTCACTGCGAGGCGATCGCGCCGAACTTTCGATAAGGATGTATGCTGGTCGCAATCTCCGTATGTTACGAGGCATAGCATCACAATGGAATGGTGGGAGCGCTTAAAGCGAAATCGGTTAGCAAAACTCGGGGCAATCGTCCTGATTTGCTTGTATGTCACAGTTATTTTTGCTGGTTTCACCGCCCCTTACGATCCCTATGCCAGTCAACCGGATGGGGCGCTGCTACCCCCCACGCGGATTCATTGGATCAATCAACAAGACCAACGCTGGATTGGCCCCCACGTCTACCCGACGACCCAGGGCAAGATTGACCTTGAGACCGGCAAACAAGAATTACGGGTTGATTTGACCCAGCCTTCCCCGATTCAGTTCTTCGCCAAAACTGACAATGGCAAGTTTCACTTATTCGGCACCGCTGGCCCTGGAAAATTCAATTTACTCGGCACGGATGAGCAAGCTCGCGATCAGCTCAGTCGGCTGATTCACGGGGGTCGCATTAGTTTAAGTATTGGCATCCTGGGCATCGCCATTATGTTCCCACTGGGGCTACTGATCGGCGGGATTTCCGGTTATTTCGGGGGCTGGCTCGACACGGGCATCATGCGTATGGTCGAAGTCATCATGACCATTCCCAGCATTTACCTATTGATTGCCCTCGCCGCCGTCCTTCCCGCCGGACTGAGTAGCACCCAACGGTTTGCCCTAGTGGTGATGATCACCTCGTTTGTGGGCTGGGCGGGACTGGCCCGCGTGATTCGGGGGCAAGTGCTATCGATTAAGGAACGTGAATACGTCCAAGCGGCCAAGGTTATGGGGGCCAAACCGCTATACATCATCACGCGGCACATCCTGCCCCAGACGGCGACCTATGTGATTATTTCCGCCACATTAGCCATTCCCAGTTTCATCATTGCGGAGTCAGTTTTAA
Protein-coding regions in this window:
- a CDS encoding ABC transporter permease, with protein sequence MEWWERLKRNRLAKLGAIVLICLYVTVIFAGFTAPYDPYASQPDGALLPPTRIHWINQQDQRWIGPHVYPTTQGKIDLETGKQELRVDLTQPSPIQFFAKTDNGKFHLFGTAGPGKFNLLGTDEQARDQLSRLIHGGRISLSIGILGIAIMFPLGLLIGGISGYFGGWLDTGIMRMVEVIMTIPSIYLLIALAAVLPAGLSSTQRFALVVMITSFVGWAGLARVIRGQVLSIKEREYVQAAKVMGAKPLYIITRHILPQTATYVIISATLAIPSFIIAESVLSLIGLGIQQPDPSWGNMLSLATNASVLVLQPWLVWAPATLIVLTVLCFNLLGDGLRDALDPRNFDQ
- a CDS encoding (2Fe-2S)-binding protein yields the protein MPTITAQGQTFTCELGANLRRVLLQQGVALYNGGAAVINCRSLGTCGTCAVQIDGSVSPLTWKERTRLALPPHQGTGDRRLACQVKVLGDIQVRKLDGFWGQGETVVWCADKPAE
- a CDS encoding glycosyltransferase; translated protein: MGLYDRSKNQPRQAIALISDYSDPALIDQGDGCGQNVYVRQVGEALSQLGWQVDMFTRKASPDDAPIVEHNPHCRTIRLVAGPEEFVHRDELMEHMPAFIQAFQKFQTKGGSHYPLIHTNYWLSGWAGLKLKQHSNVQLIHTYHSFGVVKYETGSKPACSDLRIQTEREVLENAHCVVATSPQEERLMRSLISTKGRVQVIPGGADLDTFRAIPKGKARKELGFEAQEKIVLYVGRFDPRGGLETLVRAFAQLSQAGTEPLKLLIVGDGDTTPEAIREQQRIKAQVEQLGITASVTFVGAVGHDILPLYYTAADICAIPSYDEPFGLVAIEAMACGTPVVASAVGGLRFTVLPEETGLLVEPQNVDELATAIERIFSDEVWSQKMRKQATERVQRNFSWAAAGAQLSDLYRRLLAQSLSGDLRVS
- the thiO gene encoding glycine oxidase ThiO gives rise to the protein MEKREIVIMGGGLMALTIGLALQQRGASVTILGADFAAAAGHAAAGMLAPQAEGLPPSPMLDLCLRSRSMYADWAAKLESLTGQSVGYWPCGIMAPAYAAADFPEHPIANWCSLEHLGQTQLGLSDAVQGGWWFPKDAQVDNRKLMPALLAAVQAAGGEICSGVRIQSIDIQATASGSQVTQLSTNAGEWQADHYILAAGAWSQSLLPIPVTPRKGQMLSLRWVQPDAAPLPLQCVLFGSDIYIVPRQDGRVVVGATSESVGFTNGNTAAGVQRLLTEAIRLFPALQDCHLLETWWGYRPETPDELPILGESMHQNLTVATGHYRNGILLAPITGQIIADWVMSQRPDDLLSAFHWSRFNGL
- a CDS encoding Npun_R2479 family HD domain-containing metalloprotein, with product MFNATELLIDEFVRQLRTGYRRTYGGQHPDYEEMIGWVAAMALENIANSDALYHNVEHSILVGLVGQEVLRGRHIKEGGVSCEDWLHFIISLVCHDIGYVKGVCRDDTEEQFATGVNGAMIELPAGSTDAALTNYHVDRGKLFIAERFGQHHIIDATVIKQNIELTRFPVPDAEDHQCTTNYPGLLRASDLIGQMSDPRYLKKVCALFYEFEETGMNQVLNYQHPGDLRRNYPKFYWNVVFPYIEPALRYLNLTQAGKQIIANLYSNVFMVEHDVAPKR